Proteins from one Legionella taurinensis genomic window:
- a CDS encoding carboxymuconolactone decarboxylase family protein, protein MLQSIKDLLPEFAKDARINVGKVLDLEQTDGLSKEQIIGSALAVAYHLDNQPLVAGIKALQGDLSMEDAAKNAASIMAMNNIYYRFVHLSELPELGKIPAGLRMQGMMNPGTDKVTFEVLSLAVSVLNGCGACISAHGRQLLEHGLTPAAIARVGRISAVIHAVHVSSKL, encoded by the coding sequence ATGTTGCAATCCATTAAAGATCTGTTGCCGGAATTTGCCAAAGATGCCCGTATCAATGTGGGCAAGGTCCTTGATCTTGAGCAGACAGACGGTTTGAGTAAAGAGCAAATCATAGGCTCAGCGTTGGCGGTTGCCTATCACCTTGATAATCAGCCGCTGGTGGCTGGCATTAAAGCCTTGCAGGGTGATCTTAGCATGGAGGACGCTGCAAAAAATGCCGCGAGCATCATGGCGATGAACAACATTTATTACCGTTTTGTTCATCTCAGCGAACTACCGGAACTGGGAAAAATCCCTGCGGGGCTTCGCATGCAGGGCATGATGAATCCCGGGACCGATAAAGTGACATTTGAGGTCTTGAGTCTCGCTGTGTCGGTGTTAAATGGTTGCGGTGCCTGCATCAGTGCCCATGGTCGGCAATTGCTGGAACATGGTTTAACGCCTGCGGCCATTGCCCGCGTCGGACGAATCAGCGCCGTGATTCATGCCGTGCACGTCAGCAGCAAATTATAA
- a CDS encoding peroxiredoxin produces the protein MITVGNPFPTFELKATVGNDVHDAFTVINNNTYKEKWLVVFFWPKDFTFVCPTEIAEFGKLAGEFADRDAQILGGSTDSEFVHLAWRNNHADLKNLPFPMLADIKRELSQALGILDEQEGVAQRATFIVDPQGITRFVMVTDLNVGRNPQEVLRVLDALQTDELCPCNWKKGEETIHV, from the coding sequence ATGATCACAGTCGGTAATCCATTTCCAACGTTTGAATTAAAGGCAACGGTAGGGAACGATGTGCATGATGCGTTCACTGTCATCAACAATAACACGTACAAAGAAAAATGGCTGGTGGTTTTTTTCTGGCCTAAAGATTTTACCTTTGTATGCCCGACTGAAATTGCTGAATTCGGCAAACTGGCCGGTGAATTTGCCGATAGAGATGCGCAAATTTTAGGCGGAAGTACCGACAGCGAATTCGTGCATCTGGCCTGGCGTAACAATCACGCGGATTTAAAAAACCTGCCATTTCCCATGCTCGCTGACATTAAACGGGAACTGAGTCAGGCCTTAGGCATCCTGGATGAGCAGGAAGGGGTAGCGCAACGGGCCACCTTTATCGTTGATCCGCAAGGCATTACCCGCTTTGTCATGGTCACGGATTTGAATGTGGGCCGTAATCCACAGGAAGTGCTCCGCGTACTCGATGCCCTGCAAACGGATGAATTGTGCCCGTGCAATTGGAAAAAAGGGGAAGAAACCATCCATGTCTGA
- the icmH gene encoding type IVB secretion system protein IcmH/DotU → MAAEHYSASLVSQLSLPGTQQMPQGYFRSKLFVAPFTTNPLVAAAGPVLSLLERLGVSPSLPPVQTIRGNIEHELLAFHSRVLGKSYSDEFIAIARYLLCATIDELLGKSYLRLHKEPAIFAAFTPASQDGTGPEQRFFDVVHFIKERPHQYLDLIELAYYCLIAGFEGIQHGQANGRSVLDNLIEELYQLIQQHRVNQSHHLFKEQKKADFSPASRKPLLRVCFLSLGLLIAGYLVSYLLLENKAKTVQTGHHLIAKLDD, encoded by the coding sequence ATGGCAGCCGAGCATTATTCGGCCTCTCTTGTGAGTCAACTGTCATTACCGGGCACTCAGCAAATGCCTCAAGGCTATTTTCGCTCCAAATTATTTGTTGCTCCTTTTACAACCAATCCGCTCGTTGCCGCAGCAGGACCTGTTTTATCTCTTCTGGAACGATTGGGTGTCAGTCCTTCTTTGCCGCCGGTACAAACCATCCGCGGCAATATTGAACATGAGTTACTGGCCTTTCATAGCCGGGTGCTCGGCAAATCCTATAGCGATGAATTCATAGCCATAGCCCGTTATTTGCTTTGCGCCACCATTGATGAATTGCTGGGAAAGAGCTACCTGCGCCTGCATAAAGAACCCGCCATCTTTGCGGCGTTCACCCCGGCATCTCAGGATGGCACGGGTCCTGAACAGCGCTTTTTTGATGTTGTTCATTTCATCAAGGAACGGCCCCACCAATACCTGGACTTGATTGAGTTGGCCTATTACTGCCTGATTGCCGGCTTTGAAGGCATACAGCATGGGCAGGCCAATGGTCGCAGCGTGCTGGATAACCTGATCGAAGAACTCTATCAATTAATTCAACAGCACCGGGTAAATCAATCGCATCACCTGTTTAAAGAACAGAAAAAGGCCGATTTTAGCCCCGCGAGCCGCAAACCGCTACTGAGGGTGTGTTTTCTCTCGTTGGGATTGCTTATTGCCGGTTACCTTGTGAGTTACCTCCTGCTGGAAAATAAAGCCAAAACCGTCCAGACAGGACATCATCTCATAGCCAAACTGGATGACTAA